The following are encoded in a window of Gemmatimonadota bacterium genomic DNA:
- a CDS encoding Gfo/Idh/MocA family oxidoreductase: MSENDQSQSRREFVENSAKAALAAAFVAPKFPMIVPRHVLGGPGYTAPSDMMNFAVAGFGGMGSGNAEVLVNSGANLVAVCDVDMVFSNSEVTGKEKNRDGTPRPEGVKLREQFDKAKKYADFREMLEKSPDIDGVVVATPDHNHAIITKAAMQLGKHVYVQKPLTTTVYEARTLARLAAENPKLVTQMGNQGHSTEGARLINEWIQAGLIGKVRSVDIWTNRPIWPQGIPRPLVPQPMVAGAVPSWGMGNINAATAAAMGSLSYPVPKQLNWELYLGGTPENLPYHPIYHPFNWRGWVEFGVGALGDMGAHLVDHPFWALNLGQPTSVEATSSPWGTTPIVPPPQTGPRSRQVTYPQAMVVHYEFAARGKQPPVKLSWYDGGLQPPRPDALPDDAVMQREGGVIFHGEKGILLHDTYGANPKLYPVGLTERAAKVPKTIARIPERHEVNWTNACKGIGTASSPFSYAAALTETMLLGIVALRAGQGKKIIYDAANMRITNVPEANAYLTREYRKGWEV; encoded by the coding sequence ATGTCTGAGAACGACCAGTCGCAGAGTCGCCGTGAGTTTGTGGAGAACAGCGCCAAAGCCGCGCTCGCTGCCGCCTTTGTGGCACCCAAGTTTCCGATGATCGTGCCGCGTCACGTGCTCGGCGGGCCAGGGTACACGGCGCCGAGCGACATGATGAATTTTGCCGTGGCCGGTTTTGGTGGCATGGGTTCGGGCAACGCGGAAGTGCTCGTAAACTCTGGCGCCAACCTCGTGGCCGTGTGCGACGTGGATATGGTGTTCTCCAACTCCGAAGTCACGGGCAAAGAGAAAAACCGTGACGGCACGCCGCGCCCCGAGGGCGTAAAGCTCCGCGAGCAGTTTGACAAAGCAAAAAAATACGCCGACTTCCGCGAGATGCTCGAGAAGAGCCCCGACATTGACGGGGTCGTCGTCGCCACCCCCGATCACAATCACGCGATTATCACCAAAGCGGCAATGCAGCTCGGCAAGCACGTGTATGTGCAGAAGCCGCTCACGACCACGGTGTATGAAGCGCGCACGCTCGCGCGCCTCGCCGCGGAGAATCCCAAGCTCGTCACGCAGATGGGCAATCAAGGGCACTCCACCGAAGGCGCGCGCCTGATCAACGAGTGGATTCAGGCCGGCCTCATTGGCAAAGTGCGCTCCGTGGACATCTGGACCAATCGTCCCATCTGGCCGCAGGGCATTCCGCGTCCGCTCGTTCCGCAGCCGATGGTGGCCGGTGCGGTGCCGAGTTGGGGAATGGGGAACATCAACGCGGCCACGGCGGCGGCGATGGGGTCGCTGAGCTATCCGGTGCCCAAGCAGCTGAACTGGGAGCTCTACCTCGGCGGCACGCCGGAGAATTTGCCGTATCACCCTATCTATCATCCGTTCAACTGGCGCGGATGGGTGGAGTTTGGCGTGGGCGCGCTCGGCGACATGGGCGCGCATTTGGTGGATCATCCGTTCTGGGCGCTGAATCTTGGGCAGCCCACGAGCGTCGAGGCCACAAGTTCGCCGTGGGGCACCACGCCGATTGTGCCGCCGCCGCAAACGGGGCCGCGCTCACGCCAGGTGACCTACCCGCAAGCGATGGTGGTGCACTATGAGTTTGCCGCGCGCGGCAAACAGCCGCCCGTGAAGTTGAGCTGGTACGATGGCGGACTGCAGCCGCCGCGCCCCGATGCCTTGCCGGACGACGCGGTGATGCAGCGCGAAGGCGGCGTGATATTCCACGGCGAGAAGGGGATTTTGTTGCACGACACGTACGGCGCCAATCCCAAGTTGTATCCCGTGGGTCTTACGGAACGTGCGGCCAAGGTGCCCAAGACCATTGCGCGCATCCCAGAGCGGCACGAGGTGAACTGGACGAATGCGTGCAAGGGCATTGGTACGGCGAGCTCGCCCTTCTCGTATGCGGCGGCGCTCACTGAGACAATGTTGCTCGGCATTGTGGCCCTCCGTGCGGGGCAGGGAAAGAAGATTATTTACGATGCGGCGAACATGCGCATCACCAATG